The following proteins are encoded in a genomic region of Micropterus dolomieu isolate WLL.071019.BEF.003 ecotype Adirondacks linkage group LG04, ASM2129224v1, whole genome shotgun sequence:
- the LOC123970231 gene encoding protein FAM83G, producing the protein MALSQIQCLDDHHVNWRVSESKPEFFYSEDQRLAVEALISKGRDAFTDYIRKNGIREFLSEPELARIEHIAEAYRPGHEHHQKPETPGPGNTTPGFWEEGGDGEVSLEYWPDRSEASVAVLDLGWPEASSYRGVTRVTVHTQPPADGHTHIKEVVRKSIASAQKAIAVVMDVFTDVDIFRDLLDAAYKRKVPVYIIIDSAAVPCFLSMCGRADMHRGHLKNLRVRCCGGVEFYTRSAQKVHGSLSQKFLLIDGDRAISGSYSFTWSSSRLDRNLITVITGQAVETFDLQFCELYFMSRSVSLSKVPMVDEPIPDPIPQAAPVPVSAAIARKLINPKYALVAAGNHISPTSSDQNSSNKNSNLQNPTGLKIMKGRLKGVIVEPPIHPGLACLEKAYLISYLPTWPEPDPPSDVIGFINIRDEKRANQVHLQRSERFEVSQAIRFSSPLTLPAKTEELDVGRDANAAGKAENPSGNTSTEASTLVSPTSKQLREETPNKDQTDETDTIGPPQQPNTPLIQNTHKLNSHTHTPPPTVTVTSQPTDDAKQTPETASPAAPPVPKRRTLQLVIDPTPSEQPGQPQVTLMKMGQLENLDALTKKRTQEKLMPGRGRIISKDDVGDSGSNGDGSQDSTKVMCDRAAADNPSSTSTASEEEFYDCSTPEPRDPLTNGVTTGSGRGHRQGDGVNMMARLSQSMLDLRVPTQSEDSTALIRQSQQLRRQAHPSPHRHIGQLFQTSKSPGRDARLSGAKVVIAKPGSFHRPTRASGPVIGGHRYWHGQMLHPESAHLGVETRSGRSPRRHSPGYRKTDHISPQPPANPSGLLGVSFSKLSNLKHLKNRGGASPKKASQNNKAVR; encoded by the exons ATGGCGTTGTCTCAGATCCAATGTTTGGACGATCACCACGTCAACTGGCGCGTGAGCGAGAGCAAACCAGAGTTTTTCTACAGTGAGGACCAACGGCTGGCGGTCGAGGCTCTTATCTCCAAGGGCCGCGATGCATTCACGGACTACATCCGGAAGAATGGCATCCGGGAGTTCCTTTCGGAACCGGAGCTGGCGCGGATTGAACACATAGCGGAGGCCTACCGGCCTGGGCACGAACACCACCAGAAGCCAGAGACGCCAGGACCGGGGAACACCACCCCGGGGTTCTGGGAAGAAGGGGGAGACGGCGAGGTGTCGCTCGAGTACTGGCCTGACCGATCTGAGGCCTCAGTGGCGGTGCTTGATCTCGGGTGGCCCGAGGCAAGTTCATACCGAGGGGTCACGCGCGTTACCGTGCACACCCAACCTCCAGCCGACGGCCACACGCACATCAAAGAGGTGGTGCGCAAGAGCATTGCATCAGCACAGAAG gcGATAGCCGTGGTCATGGATGTGTTTACAGATGTGGATATCTTTCGAGACCTGCTGGATGCAGCCTACAAACGCAAAGTTCCTGTATACATAATCATTGACTCTGCGGCAGTCCCCTGCTTTCTTTCCATGTGTGGCAGAGCTGATATGCACCGTGGACACCTAAAA aatcTGCGTGTACGTTGCTGTGGAGGCGTGGAGTTCTACACCCGGTCGGCACAGAAGGTGCACGGATCACTGAGCCAGAAGTTCCTCCTGATAGATGGAGACAGAGCCATCTCTGGTTCATACAG CTTCACCTGGTCCTCATCTCGTTTGGACCGAAACCTCATCACTGTGATCACCGGACAGGCAGTGGAGACCTTCGATCTGCAGTTTTGTGAGCTTTACTTCATGTCCAGAAGTGTGTCTCTCAGCAAGGTTCCCATGGTAGATGAACCAATTCCTGACCCGATCCCTCAGGCGGCTCCTGTTCCGGTGTCAGCTGCTATTGCTAGGAAGCTTATCAATCCCAAATATGCCCTTGTTGCCGCAGGAAACCACATAAGTCCCACTTCTTCCGACCAAAACTCCAGCAACAAGAACTCAAACCTCCAGAATCCAACTGGGCTAAAAATAATGAAGGGACGTCTAAAGGGGGTTATCGTAGAGCCACCCATACATCCAGGATTAGCCTGTCTGGAGAAGGCATACCTGATATCGTACCTTCCCACCTGGCCAGAGCCAGACCCACCAAGCGACGTGATTGGCTTTATCAATATCAGGGATGAAAAGCGAGCCAATCAGGTTCACTTACAGAGGTCGGAGAGGTTTGAGGTCAGCCAGGCTATACGCTTTAGCTCACCACTGACACTACCAGCAAAGACTGAGGAACTGGATGTAGGTCGGGATGCAAACGCTGCAGGTAAAGCAGAAAATCCTTCTGGGAATACAAGTACAGAAGCCTCTACTCTTGTGAGTCCAACCAGCAAACAGCTCAGAGAGGAAACTCCGAATAAAGACCAAACTGATGAAACAGATACCATAGGGCCCCCTCAGCAGCCAAATACACCtttaatacaaaacacacacaaactaaattcacacactcatacaccACCCCCCACTGTTACTGTCACTTCACAGCCAACAGACGATGCTAAACAAACTCCAGAGACTGCATCACCTGCAGCACCTCCTGTTCCTAAACGCCGCACACTGCAGTTAGTCATAGACCCCACCCCCTCAGAGCAGCCTGGCCAGCCACAGGTCACTCTGATGAAAATGGGCCAATTGGAAAATCTGGATGCCTTAACCAAAAAGAGAACCCAGGAGAAGCTGATGCCAGGCCGTGGCCGCATAATATCAAAGGACGACGTCGGGGATTCTGGCAGCAACGGTGACGGCAGCCAAGACAGCACCAAGGTCATGTGTGACCGTGCAGCCGCTGATAATCCTTCAAGCACTTCTACCGCATCAGAAGAGGAGTTTTATGATTGTTCCACGCCAGAGCCAAGAGACCCATTGACCAACGGAGTGACGACGGGGTCAGGTCGTGGGCATCGCCAAGGAGACGGGGTCAACATGATGGCCCGCCTCTCCCAGAGCATGCTGGATCTGCGGGTGCCCACCCAGTCAGAAGACAGCACTGCCCTTATCCGCCAATCACAGCAGCTCCGCAGACAAGCACACCCATCACCGCATAGGCACATAGGACAG CTGTTCCAGACCTCAAAATCTCCAGGTCGTGATGCGCGTCTGAGTGGAGCTAAAGTAGTCATTGCCAAACCGGGAAGTTTTCACCGTCCCACCCGAGCATCTGGCCCTGTGATTGGAGGACACCGTTACTGGCATGGTCAAATGCTGCACCCTGAATCGGCCCATCTTGGTGTGGAGACACGCTCCGGGCGGTCGCCACGACGCCACAGCCCAGGTTACAGAAAGACGGATCACATCTCACCACAGCCGCCTGCCAACCCTTCAGGGTTACTTGGAGTATCTTTCTCAAAACTGAGCAATTTAAAACACTTAAAGAACCGTGGCGGAGCGTCACCGAAGAAAGCGTCTCAAAATAACAAGGCTGTTAGATAG